GTCGTCGAGCCCGGTGACGTGCTGCTGGTCGAGGGCAACAACCGCATCTCCGGCATCATCAAATATCTGACGCAATCGACCTGGTCGCATGCCGCGCTCTATGTCGGTCCGATCGAGGGCGCGGAGGAGCCGGACGGCGAGCCGCATGTGCTGATCGAAGCCAATATCGGCGAGGGCGTCACGTCGGCGCCGCTTTCGAAATATTTCCCCTATCACACCCGCCTCTGCCGCCCGGTCGGGCTGTCCTATGAGGACCGCACCACGGTCTGCCGCTATGCGATCAACCGCATCGGCTTCGGCTATGACACCAAGAACATCGTCGATCTCATGCGATTCCTGTTTCCGCTGCCGGTGCCGCAGCGCTGGCGGCGGCGCATGATCGCGCTCGGCTCGGGCGATCCGACCAAGATCATCTGCTCGGCGCTGATCGCGCAGGCGTTCGATGCCGTGCGTTACCCGATCCTGCCCAAGATCACCAAGGCCGGCAGCCGCGCCGCCCGCCGCGAGATCCTGCACATCCGCGATTCCTCGCTCTACATGCCCCGCGACTTCGACATCTCGCCCTATTTCGAAGTCGTCAAACCCACCATCGTGCACGGTTTCGACTACACCGCCCTGCACTGGGCCGACAAGCAGAAGCCGCTCGAGGAGGTAGCGGGCACATTCAGTGTGTTTCCAGAAACGCTCCGTGCGCCGCCGCTCGTTCCTGAGGCGATTGACGAAGAGGCGTCGGGTGAGAATCCGACTGAAGAAGTGACGGCGCAGCCTGCGGAGATGCCCAGCAATTTCTCCGAGCATTTTGTGCACCTGAACGAGCTCGCGATGTACCGCGCGTGGCGCCGCAGAGCCAAGTGCGAGATCGCGGCGTAAGCGTCACCGTCGTCCCTGCGTTCGCCGGGACGACACCTGGGTGGTGCGGGACGTCGGCTCAACAACCGTCGTTGCGAGAAGCGCAGCGACACTGAGAACTACCGCTCCGCCCTTCCAATCACCGCCATCAGCTCCGCGATCTTCTCGCGCTGATCCGCCTTGTCGCCGCTCGCAATCGCGTGCTCGACGCAATGGGCAACGTGGTCCTTCAGGACCTCCTCCTCGACCCGGCGCAGCGCGGCGCGCACCGCCGAGATCTGCGTCACGATGTCGATGCAGTAGCGGTCTTCCTCTACCATTTTCGAGAGGCCGCGAACCTGGCCCTCGATCCGGCCGAGGCGTTTTCCGACCGATGCCTTGATGTCTTCGCGCATGAGGCCTATATACCCCCGTAGGGTATATATTGCAAGGCCGGAGCGCCGCCATGAAAGACGCCGAACACGGGCACCATCACGAGCCGGAAACCCATTCCGGATGCGGCTGTTCCAGCAAGGCTGCGCCGGCGGCCAAGCCGGCGGAGGCCTCCTGTTGCGGCGGGCACGGCGATCACGCCGGCCACGCCCATCATCACGCGCATGACCATGGTGCTGGCGCGGCAAAGGTCCTGGACCCCGTCTGCGGCATGAGCGTCGATCCCGCGACCTCGAAGCACCGGTTTGACCATCACGGCGAAACCTTCCATTTCTGCTCGGCCGGCTGCCGCACCAAGTTCGCCGCCGATCCCGCAAAATATCTCGCCGAGGACAAGGCGCCCGCGCCGGAGATGCCCGCCGGCACGATCTACACCTGCCCGATGCACCCCGAGATCCGCCAGGTCGGACCCGGCAGCTGCCCGATCTGCGGCATGGCGCTGGAGCCGGAGGTGGCGAGCCTGGAAACCGGTCCCAATCCGGAGCTTGCCGACATGACGCGGCGGTTCTGGATCGGCGGCGCACTTGCGCTGCCGGCCGTGGTGCTGGAGATGGGCGGCCATCTCGCAGGCTCGCACAACTGGATCGATCAGACGCTGTCGAACTGGATCCAGCTCGTCTTCGCCACACCCGTGGTGCTGTGGGCCGGCTGGCCGTTCTTCGTTCGCGGTTGGCAATCGCTGCTGACGCGCAACCTCAACATGTTCACGCTGATCGCGATGGGCACCGGTGTTGCCTATGTCTACAGCATCATCGGCACCCTCGCGCCGCAGATTTTTCCTGCCACCTTCCGCGGCCATGAAGGCGCGGTCGCCGTCTACTTCGAGGCGGCGGCGGTGATCACCGTGTTGGTGCTGCTCGGTCAGGTGCTGGAGCTGCGCGCCCGTGACGCGACCTCGGGCGCGATCAGGGCGCTGTTGCAGCTCGCCCCGAAGACCGCGCGCCGCGTCGATGCCGATGGCAGCGAGCATGAGGTCGAGATCGATGCGCTTCATGCCGGCGATCACTTGCGCGTTCGTCCCGGCGAGAAGGTGCCGGTCGACGGCGTCATCCTGGAGGGGCGCTCCTCGCTCGACGAATCCCTGGTCACCGGGGAATCCATGCCGGTCACCAAGGAAACCGGTGCGAAAGTCATCGCGGGCACGCTGAACCAGTCGGGCAGCTTTATCATGCGCGCCGACAAGGTCGGACGCGAGACGCTGCTGTCGCAGATCGTGCAGATGGTCGCGGACGCGCAGCGCTCGCGCGCGCCGATTCAGCGGCTGGCCGACCAGGTCGCGGGCTGGTTCGTGCCCGCCGTGATCGTCGTCGCCATCGCCGCCTTTGCGGCCTGGTCGTGGTTCGGTCCGGAGCCGCGGCTCGCCTTCGGTCTCGTCGCCGCCGTCAGCGTGCTGATCATCGCCTGCCCCTGTGCGCTGGGGCTCGCGACGCCGATGTCGATCATGGTCGGCGTCGGCCGCGGTGCGCAAGGAGGCGTGCTGATCAAGAACGCCGAGGCGCTGGAGCGGATGGAGAAGATCGACACGCTGGTGGTCGACAAGACGGGAACGCTGACCGAGGGCAAGCCCAAGGTGGTCGCGATCGTGCCGGCGGCCGGACTTGCGGAAGACGACATCCTTCGGCTTGCGGCCAGCGTCGAGCACGCCAGCGAACATCCTTTGGCTGACGCGATCGTGCGCGCGGCCAAGGAGAAGCAGCTCGTCTTCGGCGAGGTCGAGCAGTTCGACTCGCCGACCGGCAAGGGCGCCACCGGCAAGGTCGACGGCAAGACCGTCGCGCTCGGCAATGCCAGATATCTCGCCTCGATCGGGATCGACACGACGGCGCTCGACGCCGAGGCTGAGCGGCTTCGCGGCGACGGCGCCACGGTGATCAACATGGCCGTGGATAGCCGACTTGCCGGCCTGTTCGCGATCGCCGATCCCGTCAAGGCCTCGACGCCAGAGGCGCTGAAGGCGCTGGCTGCCGAAGGCATCAAGGTGATCATGCTGACCGGCGACAACCGCACCACGGCGGAAGCGGTGGCGCGCCGGCTCGGCATCGCCGAGGTCGAAGCAGAGGTGCTGCCGGATCAGAAGAGCGCGGTGGTGACCAAGCTGCAGAAGGCCGGCCGCATCGTCGCGATGGCCGGCGACGGCGTCAACGACGCACCGGCGCTGGCCGCCGCCGAAGTCGGCATCGCCATGGGCACCGGCACGGACGTCGCGATGGAAAGCGCGGGCGTGACGCTGCTCAAGGGCGATCTCATCGGCATCGCCCGGGCACGTAAACTGTCGCAGGCGACCATGAGCAACATCCGCCAAAACCTGTTCTTTGCCTTCATCTACAATGCCGCCGGCATTCCGATCGCGGCCGGCATCCTCTATCCGGCCTTCGGCCTGCTGCTGTCGCCGATCATCGCCGCGGCGGCGATGGCGCTGTCCTCGGTGAGCGTGGTCGGGAATGCGCTGCGGCTGCGTGCGACGAAGTTATGAATGAGCTGGCAGCCCGGATGGAGCATTCGCGCCATTCGGGCTACGGTTCATGGTACACAAGCGCGACGCGGGGAAGGTCTGATGCAGCGGATTACGATCACGATCGAGGACGATCTCCTGGCGGAGATCGACGCGGCCGCGGAAGCGCGCGGCTATCAGAACCGCTCCGAGATCATCCGCGATCTCGCCCGCGCCGGCCTGCAGCAGAGCACCGAGGGGACCGCCCAGACCGGCCCCTGCGTCGCCGGCCTGGTATATGTCTACGATCATGCCGCCCGCGATCTGTCCAAGCGCCTGGTGCAGGAATTCCACGGCCATCACGACCTCGCGCTGGCGACCCTGCACGTCCATCTCGACGACAACAATTGCATGGAGATGACGGCGCTGCGAGGCGATGCCGCCGAAGTCCGGCATTTCGCCGACCACATCATCGCCGAACGCGGCGTGCGCTATGGCCGCGTGGTGATGATCCCGACCGGGGAAGGCAAGCAGGCGAAGGCGCGGAAACCCGGGCATCGGCACGGGTAGCTTGCGTGCCCCCGGACACAGCCGTGCCTTGGGCAACCACCCTCCCTTGCCGAAACCGCCGTGCATCTCTACTTCTCGCGGGTCGTTTCGTGAAAGGACCCCCCAATGCTGGATGCCGCCGTGAAGGCGCTGTCGCAAATGATCTCGCCGCCGATGCGCTCGATCCTGTGGCGCTCGATCGGGCTTGCGCTCGTGCTGATCACCGTGCTGGCGATCGGCTTGCAGCGGCTGCTCAGCTGGTTTGCGACCTCTGGTGAGGTCTGGCTGGAGGGTCTGCTCGGGCCGGGCTGGCATACATCGATCGAAATCCTCTCCTGGATCGTCTCGATTGCGGCGGGCTTCGGGGTTGTGTTCGGCGGCGTCTTCCTGATGCCGGCAATCACCTCGCTGGTGGCCAGCCTGTTCGTCGACGACGTCGCCGACATCGTCGAGCGTGAGCATTATCCGGCCGAGCGGCCGGGCACGGCGCTGCCGTTCAACCAGGCGATTTTCGAAGGCATAAAGACCGCGCTCCTGACCATCCTGATCTATCTGATCGCGTTGCCGCTGGTGTTGTTCGCCGGCGCAGGCTTCCTGATCTTCTTCCTCGCCACCGCCTGGCTGCTCGGCCGCGAATATTTCGAGCTCGCGGCGATGCGCTTTCGCTCGCCGCAAGAGGCCAAGGCGATGCGGCGCGACAACGCCGCCACCATCTTCACCGCCGGCCTGTTCATCGCCGCCTTCGTCTCGATCCCGATCGTCAATCTGGCGACGCCGATCTTCGCCATGGCCTTCATGGTCCACATGCACAAGCGGCTGTCAGGCCCACGGCCCGAGCTGATCGAGCCGGCGCGGCAGGTGCGGTGACGCTTACGTCACCGTTAGTCCGCATTTGCGCAGCAGCATCCTGGCGAAGCCGAACGGCGCGGGCGTGAATGGGCCCGTCGGCGCGCGGGTGACCAGCGCGACGATTGCGAGCGCGGCTATCGCCAGCCAGAAGCACAGCCAGAAGCCGTCGATATAGGCGAGCACATTGGCCTCGCGCTGGACGATGCCCGCTAGCGTGCCGACCGCGCGCGGCTGCGCCGATCCCGTTCCGTGGACGGCGAAGTGATCGGCGAGCTGCTTCAGTCTCTGCACCACGTCGGCATCGCCGACTGCAAGGTTCTGGCCGAGATAGAAGGAATGGACCTGCTCGCGCACGCGCAGCCATGTTCCCATCAGCGCCACGCCGATCTCGGCGCCGCCGAGCCGCATGATCTGGATATAGGCGGCAAAGGAGGTGGCACGGCTCAGATCGGAGTTGGACAGCAACGTGATGATCAGCGGCAATAGCGTCAGCGACTGCCCTATCGCCTGGAGCAGCACGATGCCGGCGAAATCCTCGCGCGCCCAGGCGTGGGTGAGTTGCGTACCCCAGAGATTGGCCGCGGCGAAGCAGGCAAAGCCCATGACGACCACCGTCCGCGTATCGAAATGCCGCAGTAGCCAGATCGAGACCGGCACCAGCACGAACATCGGCAAGGCGCCATAGGTCAGCAGCAGCATGCCGCTCTGCTCGGGCCTGAGCAGCGCGATGGTGGCGAGGAAGTTCGGCACCAGCGACGCATTGGACAGGCTGGTCAGCGTGTAGAGCAGGATCAGGACCAGGCCGAAGCCGATGTTGCGCGAGAACAGCACGTTCACATGCGCCCAAGGCTGCCTGACCAGCGATTCGTTGACGAGGAAGGCCAGAAACAGCACCGCGCCCGCTGCGAGCAGTGCCATCACCGTGCCGGAGCCGAGCCAGTCCAGCCGGTTGCCCTGGTCGAGCCCGGCATAGATCATCGAGACCGAGGCGCCGAGCAGCAGCATGCCGCCCCAATCGGCCTCGCGCAGCAGCGCGCGGTTCACCGGCTCGTTCGGCGTGCCGAGATAGACCATCAGGCCCATCAAGGGCGCGATCACCACGCCCTGCCAGTACAGCCATTGCCAGCCGAGATGGTCGACATAAAAGCCGACCAGCGAGGTCGATGTGTCCAACGCGAAGCCGACGCGGATCGAATAGATCGAGATTGCCGGCAGCCACCAGCGGATCGGCAGATTGCGGAACACGATCATCAGCGTCGCCGGCACGAAGGTGCCGAGCAGGAGGCCGTGCACGACGCTGAGCACGAGCAACGTCGTGTAGTCGTGCACGAAGGGAATGACGAACGAGACGGCGGCATAGACGAGGCTGGGGATGCCGAGGACGCGGCGCAGGCCGAACACCGTGGCGAGCCAGGCCACCGCAGGCGCGATGAAGATCTGCGAGCCGATGCCGGCGGTCGAGAGCCAGGCGCCCTCGTCGAAGCCGAGCGAGAATGCGCCGCGCAGGTCGGGCAGACCGACCGTGGTCAGCCGGCTGTCGAAATTGGCGAGGAACGAGCCGAGCAGCACCGCCGCGACGGCGAACATGGGCTGCGGCGCGACGCCGCCGCGCGAGACCGGCCCGCGATCGGCATCGTCATTTTCCGCCATTTGCGCCCTTGGTGTCGATGCTGGTGACGACCGACATGCCCGGCACGAGGCGCGCCAGCAGCGGTTGGCCATCGTCGAACTGGATCCGCACCGGAATGCGCTGCACGACCTTTGTGAAATTGCCCGTTGCGTTGTCGGGCGGCAGCAGCGCCACCTGTGCGCCCGTCGCCGGCGCAATGCGCGCGACCCTGCCGCGCAGCGTCTCGCGCGGAAAACTGTCGACCGTGATCTCGACCGGCTGGCCCGGTGCAACATGCGTGAGCTGGGTCTCCTTGTAGTTCGCGATCACATAGACCTTGGGCAGCGGCACCACGTTGATGAGGTTGGTGCCGATATTGACGTAATCGCCGGGCTGCACCTGGCGCTCGCCGACAACGCCGTCGAACGGCGCGGTGATCTTCGTGTAGCCAAGCTTGAGCTTCGCGCCCGCCAGCGTCGCCTTGGCCGCCGCGACATCGGCGGCGCGCTGCTTCCTGGTGCCTTGCAGGACCTCGAGCTGATGCTGCTGGGCCGCGATCACGGCGCGGCTCGCGCGCACGTCGGCCTGCGCCTTGGCGTAAGCGGCCACTGCCTGCTCGAGGCGCTGACGCGTGCCGGATTCGGTCTGCGACAGGGATTGCTGGCGCTCCTGCTCCTGTCGCGCCTCCACTTCCATGGCTTCCGCAGAGAGGCGGGCAGCCTGGGCCTGCGCGATCGTCGCATATTGCAGCTCGATCTGGTTGGCGAGATTGTCGAGCGCGGCCTGCGCCGCGACGACGGCGGCTTCGGCCTGCGCGACTTGCGCCTCGTAATCGGCGGGATCGATCTGGATCAGGAGATCGCCGGCCTTGACGCGCTGGAAATCGGTGACCCCTACGGTGAGCACTTCGCCCGAGACGCGGCTCGACAGCCGCGTCAGCTCGGCGCGCACATAGGCGTCATTGGTGGTCTGGATCACGGCATTGCCGACCCATTCGTCGAAGCGCAACGTCGCCAGCGCGACGAAGGCGAGCGCAACGACGACGGCAAACAGCGGGATCGCGAGCCGGCTCCAGAGCGAGGTGGCGGGGCGCTGCGTCGGCTTCGGTGGTGGGGCAGGCGCTGCGGCGGGAGGCGACGATGGAACTTGCTCTTGTTGACTCACGACTGAACCTCAAACGAACTCACCGCGATCTCACACCGTCTTCTCCGGCCACCGGCAGAGATCGTTGATCAGGCAGACCTCGCAGCGCGGCTTGCGCGCGAGGCAAGTGTAGCGGCCGTGCAAAATCAGCCAATGATGGGCATGCAGCATGAACTCCGCCGGGATCACCTTTTCGAGACCGAGCTCGACCTCGAGCGGCGTATTGCCGGGCGCAAGCCCCGTGCGGTTGCCGACCCGGAACACATGCGTGTCGACGGCCATGGTGTGCTCGCCGAAGGCCATGTTGAGCACGACGTTGGCGGTCTTGCGACCGGCGCCGGGCAGCGATTCGATTTCGGCGCGGGTGCGCGGCACCTCGCCGCCGAATTCGGTCAGCAGCTTTGCCGACAGCGCGATCACGTTCTTCGCCTTGGTGCGATAGAGGCCGATCGTCTTGATGTATTCGCGCAGGCGCTCCTCGCCGAGATCGAGCATCTTCTGCGGGGTGTCGGCGATTTCGAACAAGGCGCGCGTGGCCTTGTTGACGCCGGCATCGGTCGCCTGCGCCGACAGCACCACGGCAACCAGCAGCGTGAACGGATTGACGTGCTCGAGCTCGCCCTGCGGTTCCGGATTGGCCTTGCGGAAGCGGGTGAAGACCTCGCGGACCTCGGCGGGCGTCCAGGGTTTTGCAGCTTTGAGCGATTTCTTCGCAGGCGCTTTCGGTTTGGCCGCGACCGGCTTTGCCTTTTTATTCGGCACCGCCGCTTTGCGCGGGGCGGGCTTGCGGGTGATTTTCGCCATGATCGGGATATACTGATGGAGGATGAGCACAGGCAACGAAATAGAGCGCAGCGATTCCCAAGACCCGCGCGACGTGCAGATCTTCTCTGCGCTGCTGACGCCACACCGCTCCCTGAACCGCACCGGCTTCCTCGCCTTGATGCTGTTCGTGAGCGTGGTCAGCTTCGTCGCGGGCCTCGCTTTCCTGATGATGGGGGCGTGGCCGGTGTTCGGCTTCTTCGGGCTCGACGTGCTGGTGATCTGGTGGGCCTTCAAGGCCAATTTCCGCGCCGCGCGCGCCCGCGAGGAAATCGTGGTGACCCCGTCCGAATTGCGCGTGCGGCGGATCAGCCATCGCGGCCAAGTCGCCGAATGGACGTTCAATCCGCTCTGGGTCCGCCTCGACATGGAGGTCGACGAGGACTTCGGCATCGAGCATCTCTATCTGATCGCGCGCGGCCGCCAGATCCAAATCGCGCGCTTCCTGGGGCCAGAGGAAAAGGCTAGCTTTTACAAAGGCTTGGTTGAGGCACTCAATGCCGCCAAGCGCGGCCCGACCTACAATCCGCTTCGCTGATCTCACGTCGGAAATCGGGTGGTTTCGCGCCCGTCCCTCCCCTACATTTCCGGTCATGATGACACTCGCCATACATGACCAGCGCCTGACCAAGCCGGGCCCCCAGCACGCCGCGCTGCGCGACTATGATTCGGTACGCCGGGCGATCGCCTTCATCTCGGAGAACTGGCGCGCGCAGCCGACCATCGAGGCGATGGCGGATGCGGCCGGCGTCACGCCGGATGAGCTGCACCATCTGTTCCGCCGCTGGGCCTCCATCACGCCGAAGGCCTTCATGCAGGCGCTGACGCTCGATCACGCCAAGGGCTTGCTGCGAGACTCCGCGAGCATTCTCGATGCCGCGCTCGACTCCGGCCTGTCAGGCCCGGGGCGGCTGCACGATCTCTTCGTCACGCATGAGGCGATGTCGCCGGGCGAATGGAAGAACGGCGGCGCCGGCCTCACCTTGCGCTATGGCTTCCACCCTTCGCCGTTCGGCACGGCGATCGTGATCGCCACCGATCGCGGCCTGTCGGGCCTTGCCTTCGCGGACCACGGCGAGGAGAAGGTCGCGCTCGCCGACATGACGCGGCGCTGGCCGAACGCAACTTACGTCGAGGACCACGAGGGCACGGCGCCGCTCGCGGCCCGGATCTTCGACACGAAACTCTGGCGGCCGGACCAGCCGTTGCGCGTGGTGATGATCGGCACCGACTTCGAGGTGCGGGTGTGGGAGACGCTGCTGAAAATCCCGATGGGGCGCGCAGTGTCCTATTCCGACATCGCCTGCAACATCAACAGCCCGAAGGCCTCACGCGCCGTCGGCGCGGCGGTCGGCAAGAACCCGGTCTCTTTTGTCGTGCCCTGCCACCGCGCACTCGGCAAGAGCGGTACGCTCACCGGCTATCACTGGGGGATCACCCGCAAGCAGGCGATGCTGGGCTGGGAAGCCGGGCAGCTGGGGGTACAGTAGATCTCTGCTGGAGATGCAGAACGAAACTAAGCTGCTCTCAAGAAATGCCGTGATCGGCCAAACGCGTTCTAGCCGCTTCTACAATCTCCGGAGAGAATTCGCTTGAATATTTAATAACGAGTGCCTCCGCGGACAGTTCCTTGGCCATTCCAAACTCGACCAACTTCAAGAAGCCTGTCGAAGGCGTCGGCTTCATTGCCAAATCAGCCAATGTTTGCCTTACGCCAACTCTGTTCAGCTTTTGACGAGTTCTGCTCAGACGCTTTGCTTTACCGCTCTCTTCCGACAAAGCTTCTTCTAGGGCCCGCATTACGACTGCAAATTCAGACTCAAGAGGATCGTCGATATTACGGCCCTCGATTCGACAAAGCTGACGGAAAGCCGCTTGGTAAACATCATCTCGTTTTTGCCGTTTGGCGTTCGCCATCCAATTGCGCAGCTTTTCTTTGTCCCATTCGTTCGACAGGTCAGGAAGTTGCATGCTCAATTTTACCCCGCTAGATCCAGCTTCGACGCTACCGTCGAATCCGCATTCAGCCGGTAAATGATCGGCACACCCGTCGCGAGCTCGCGCTTCAGAATGCCTTCGGGCGATAGCTTTTCCAGCACCATGATCAGCGCGCGCAGCGAATTGCCGTGGGCGGCGACCAGCGTACGCTTGCCGTTGAGCACGCCGGGCAGGATTTCCTGCACATAGTAGGGCAACGCGCGCGCGAGCGTGTCTTTCAGGCTTTCGCCGCCGGGCGGCGGCACGTCGTAGGAGCGACGCCAGATCAGCACCTGGTCCTCACCCCATTTCTTGCGGGCATCGTCCTTGTTGAGGCCGGAGAGATCGCCATAGTCGCGCTCGTTCAGCGCGAGGTTCTTCGAAGTCGGCAGGCCGGTCTGGCCGAGCTCGCTGAGGATGATATCCAGCGTGTGTTGCGCGCGCGTGAGCACGGAGGTGTAGGCGACGTCGAACTGAAGACCCTGTGCCTTCAGCTTGCGGCCGGCGTCGGTCGCTTCCTTCACGCCGAGCTCGGTGAGATCAGGGTCCTTCCAACCCGTGAACAGGTTCTTCAGATTCCATTCGCTCTGGCCGTGGCGCACGAGCACGAGAAGACGTTCGCTCATTGACTGCTTTCCGTTGCTGATTGTCGACTAGATATCGGCAAGGCCGAGCACGTCGGCCATGGAGTAGTGGCCCGGCTTCTTGCCATGCGCCCACAGTGCCGCCTTCAGAGCGCCATGGGCGAACAGCATGCGGTCCTCGGCCTGATGTGACAGCGTCAGGCGCTCGAACGGGCCGAGGAAGGTCACGCTGTGGTCGCCGGCGACGGTCCCGCCGCGCAACGAAGCGAAACCGATATTGCCCGGCCGACGCGCACCGGTGATGCCGTCACGGCCGCGCTCGGAATGGTCATCGAGGGCGACGCCGCGACCGCTAGCGGCGGCCTGGCCCAGCATCAGCGCGGTGCCCGAGGGCGCGTCGATCTTCATGCGGTGATGGGTTTCGACGATCTCGATATCGAAACTCTCGTCGAGCGCCCTGGCGACGCGCTTGACCACGGCGGCGAGCAGATTGACGCCCAGGCTCATATTTCCGGATTGCACCACGACGGCACGACTGGTGACACTCTTGATCACGGCGTTGTCGGAGCCCGACAGCCCCGTGGTGCCCACGACATGCACGATACCGCGCTCGGCCGCGATGGCGACATTGGCGATGGTCGCCGCGGGCACGGTGAAATCGAGGATGCCGTCGGCCTCCTTCGACATCGCCCAGAGATCGCCGGAAAGCGTGATGCCGTTGGCGGGCAGCCCCGCGAGCACGCCGGCATCCTTGCCGAGCAGCTCGGAGCCCGGCGCCTCCAGCGCGCCGGCCAGCACCGCACCTTTGCTCTCGGCGATCGCCCGCACCAGCGCGCGCCCCATCCGGCCGCCGGCCCCAGCAACAATCAAGCGCATGTCGGACATGGTATGATCCTCTTCGGAGGCCGTTTTAGCGGGGGGAGCCAGTTCCGGCAACCGAGGGGATCAGGCAGGCTCGCCTGCGGCGGGCCCTCAGGATGAAGTCTCGTGTCGCGGCAAGATATCAGACCTCGTGGTGAGGGCCGGCCGCAGGCGGGCGTCTCGAGCCATACAGGCCGAGGTCGCGCCTCAACCGTCCGACGGCTGCGGGCCGTCATAGCCCTCGATGATGATGAGGTCGGCGACCGAGTGCGGCTGGCGCACCTTGATGTTGGCCTGGTATTCCGGTGAGTTGTAGCAGGCCATGGCGGTTTCGTAGTCCGGGAATTCGATGACGACGTTGCGGGTGCGGCTGGCGCCCTCGACGGTGGTGAACTTGCCGGCGCGCACGACGAAGCGACCGCCCCATTTCTTGAAGATTGGACCGTTGGCGACGGCATAGGGCTTGTAGCCCTCGTCACTGCTCACATCGACGCGCCCGATCCAGTAGCCTTTTGCCATTGTACTTCTCCCTGTTGTTGCTTGAGGTGATTTCTATTTGAGCATGATCTGATCGGAAAACCGCGTCACACTTTGCGCTAACGCGGCCTTCGGGTCCGGATCATGCTCCGAGCGCCTGCGCGATCTCGGCCTGGATGGCTTCCGCAATCGCCTTCGGGTCGGCGGCTTCGACGATCGGCCGTCCGACGACGAGATAGTCGGCGCCGGCGGCGATCGCGCGGCCCGGCGCCATGATGCGCTTCTGATCGCCGGTCGCCGAACCGACCGGCCGGATGCCCGGTGTGACGAGATGCATCTGGTGGCCGACGATCTTGCGCAAGGCTCCAACTTCCTCCGGCGAGGACACCAGTCCGTCGATGCCAAGCACCTGCGCCTGCTGCGCGCG
The nucleotide sequence above comes from Bradyrhizobium sp. NDS-1. Encoded proteins:
- a CDS encoding heavy metal translocating P-type ATPase, which produces MKDAEHGHHHEPETHSGCGCSSKAAPAAKPAEASCCGGHGDHAGHAHHHAHDHGAGAAKVLDPVCGMSVDPATSKHRFDHHGETFHFCSAGCRTKFAADPAKYLAEDKAPAPEMPAGTIYTCPMHPEIRQVGPGSCPICGMALEPEVASLETGPNPELADMTRRFWIGGALALPAVVLEMGGHLAGSHNWIDQTLSNWIQLVFATPVVLWAGWPFFVRGWQSLLTRNLNMFTLIAMGTGVAYVYSIIGTLAPQIFPATFRGHEGAVAVYFEAAAVITVLVLLGQVLELRARDATSGAIRALLQLAPKTARRVDADGSEHEVEIDALHAGDHLRVRPGEKVPVDGVILEGRSSLDESLVTGESMPVTKETGAKVIAGTLNQSGSFIMRADKVGRETLLSQIVQMVADAQRSRAPIQRLADQVAGWFVPAVIVVAIAAFAAWSWFGPEPRLAFGLVAAVSVLIIACPCALGLATPMSIMVGVGRGAQGGVLIKNAEALERMEKIDTLVVDKTGTLTEGKPKVVAIVPAAGLAEDDILRLAASVEHASEHPLADAIVRAAKEKQLVFGEVEQFDSPTGKGATGKVDGKTVALGNARYLASIGIDTTALDAEAERLRGDGATVINMAVDSRLAGLFAIADPVKASTPEALKALAAEGIKVIMLTGDNRTTAEAVARRLGIAEVEAEVLPDQKSAVVTKLQKAGRIVAMAGDGVNDAPALAAAEVGIAMGTGTDVAMESAGVTLLKGDLIGIARARKLSQATMSNIRQNLFFAFIYNAAGIPIAAGILYPAFGLLLSPIIAAAAMALSSVSVVGNALRLRATKL
- a CDS encoding metal-sensitive transcriptional regulator; protein product: MREDIKASVGKRLGRIEGQVRGLSKMVEEDRYCIDIVTQISAVRAALRRVEEEVLKDHVAHCVEHAIASGDKADQREKIAELMAVIGRAER
- the nikR gene encoding nickel-responsive transcriptional regulator NikR; the protein is MQRITITIEDDLLAEIDAAAEARGYQNRSEIIRDLARAGLQQSTEGTAQTGPCVAGLVYVYDHAARDLSKRLVQEFHGHHDLALATLHVHLDDNNCMEMTALRGDAAEVRHFADHIIAERGVRYGRVVMIPTGEGKQAKARKPGHRHG
- a CDS encoding sulfate transporter family protein, which gives rise to MLDAAVKALSQMISPPMRSILWRSIGLALVLITVLAIGLQRLLSWFATSGEVWLEGLLGPGWHTSIEILSWIVSIAAGFGVVFGGVFLMPAITSLVASLFVDDVADIVEREHYPAERPGTALPFNQAIFEGIKTALLTILIYLIALPLVLFAGAGFLIFFLATAWLLGREYFELAAMRFRSPQEAKAMRRDNAATIFTAGLFIAAFVSIPIVNLATPIFAMAFMVHMHKRLSGPRPELIEPARQVR
- a CDS encoding MFS transporter produces the protein MAENDDADRGPVSRGGVAPQPMFAVAAVLLGSFLANFDSRLTTVGLPDLRGAFSLGFDEGAWLSTAGIGSQIFIAPAVAWLATVFGLRRVLGIPSLVYAAVSFVIPFVHDYTTLLVLSVVHGLLLGTFVPATLMIVFRNLPIRWWLPAISIYSIRVGFALDTSTSLVGFYVDHLGWQWLYWQGVVIAPLMGLMVYLGTPNEPVNRALLREADWGGMLLLGASVSMIYAGLDQGNRLDWLGSGTVMALLAAGAVLFLAFLVNESLVRQPWAHVNVLFSRNIGFGLVLILLYTLTSLSNASLVPNFLATIALLRPEQSGMLLLTYGALPMFVLVPVSIWLLRHFDTRTVVVMGFACFAAANLWGTQLTHAWAREDFAGIVLLQAIGQSLTLLPLIITLLSNSDLSRATSFAAYIQIMRLGGAEIGVALMGTWLRVREQVHSFYLGQNLAVGDADVVQRLKQLADHFAVHGTGSAQPRAVGTLAGIVQREANVLAYIDGFWLCFWLAIAALAIVALVTRAPTGPFTPAPFGFARMLLRKCGLTVT
- a CDS encoding HlyD family secretion protein; its protein translation is MSQQEQVPSSPPAAAPAPPPKPTQRPATSLWSRLAIPLFAVVVALAFVALATLRFDEWVGNAVIQTTNDAYVRAELTRLSSRVSGEVLTVGVTDFQRVKAGDLLIQIDPADYEAQVAQAEAAVVAAQAALDNLANQIELQYATIAQAQAARLSAEAMEVEARQEQERQQSLSQTESGTRQRLEQAVAAYAKAQADVRASRAVIAAQQHQLEVLQGTRKQRAADVAAAKATLAGAKLKLGYTKITAPFDGVVGERQVQPGDYVNIGTNLINVVPLPKVYVIANYKETQLTHVAPGQPVEITVDSFPRETLRGRVARIAPATGAQVALLPPDNATGNFTKVVQRIPVRIQFDDGQPLLARLVPGMSVVTSIDTKGANGGK
- a CDS encoding YiiX/YebB-like N1pC/P60 family cysteine hydrolase, producing the protein MGTVLDSVGKLIAAYLSKEVPGYEPFTPSDPEHLRGVVEPGDVLLVEGNNRISGIIKYLTQSTWSHAALYVGPIEGAEEPDGEPHVLIEANIGEGVTSAPLSKYFPYHTRLCRPVGLSYEDRTTVCRYAINRIGFGYDTKNIVDLMRFLFPLPVPQRWRRRMIALGSGDPTKIICSALIAQAFDAVRYPILPKITKAGSRAARREILHIRDSSLYMPRDFDISPYFEVVKPTIVHGFDYTALHWADKQKPLEEVAGTFSVFPETLRAPPLVPEAIDEEASGENPTEEVTAQPAEMPSNFSEHFVHLNELAMYRAWRRRAKCEIAA